One region of Canis aureus isolate CA01 unplaced genomic scaffold, VMU_Caureus_v.1.0 NW_027326479.1_RagTag, whole genome shotgun sequence genomic DNA includes:
- the LOC144309542 gene encoding putative pleckstrin homology domain-containing family M member 1P, with protein sequence MKPSCFLDNTRLNHRNYLLESPHKYSVADLQQIVDGVYEGFLNTLIGFASQHVYHCDLCTQRGFICQICHHHDIIFPFEFDATVRCGEC encoded by the exons ATGAAGCCCAGCTGTTTCCTAGACAATACTAG GCTCAACCACAGGAATTACCTCTTGGAGTCTCCCCACAAGTACAGTGTTGCCGACCTCCAGCAG ATCGTGGATGGAGTGTATGAAGGGTTCCTCAACACCCTGATTGGATTTGCCTCCCAGCACGTCTACCACTGTGACCTGTGCACCCAGCGTGGCTTCATCTGCCAGATCTGCCATCACCACGACATCATCTTCCCCTTCGAGTTTGACGCCACAGTCAG GTGTGGCGAGTGCTAG